A stretch of DNA from Deltaproteobacteria bacterium:
AACGCCTTGGCCGCCGTGGCGGCAGGGTGCCGTCATATTCAGGGAACAATCAACGGGATCGGTGAACGGTGCGGCAATGCGAATCTGGTCTCCATTATCCCGAACCTTCAGCTCAAGATCGGTTTTTCCTGTATCGCGCCTGAACAGTTGAGCCGTCTCAAGGAGGTCTCCCGCTATGTGGATGAGCTGGCCAACCGGATCCCGCTGACCCACCAACCTTATGTGGGGGAGGCCGCCTTCGCTCACAAGGGGGGAGTGCATGTCTCCGCGATCCTCAAGAATCAGGCGACCTACGAACATATCCGCCCGGAAGAGGTCGGCAACCGGAGACGTGTCCTTGTCTCCGACCTGGCCGGCCGTTCCAGTATCCTTTATAAGGCGAAGGAGTTCGGCATTGAACTCGATTCCCAATCCTCCGTGGTTTCTGGCATCGTCAAACAACTCAAAGAGATGGAAAATGCTGGCTACCAGTTTGAGGGGGCTGAAGCCTCCTTTGAAATCCTGATCCGGCGGGCCCTGAAGCAATATAAAAATTTCTTTACCCTGATTCATTTCAGCGTTGTGGATGAGAAAAAGGGAGAGGACCATGGCATGGCAGTGCCCGGTCACGCCTCGGCCAAGGCGACACTCGAAATTGAAGTGAATGGCAAAAAGGAAAGGGCGGAGGCCAAGGGGGTAGGGCCGGTTAACGCCCTGGACACAGCCCTGCGGAAGGCGCTGGAACGATTTTATCCCGAACTTGGCAAGGTCCGTCTGATCGACTACAAGGTCCGTGTCCTGCCGGCGGGGAGGGCGACCGCCTCTCAGGTGCGTGTCCTGATCGAATCAACCGACGGCCGTGAAAAATGGGGGACCGTCGGCGTCTCGCAAAATATCATCGAGGCCTCCTGGATGGCGCTCGTCGATTCGCTGGAATACAAATTGTTAAAATCCCCCTTCATCCCCCTTTGACAAAGGGGGACACAAGGGGGATTTTTGAAAGGGGGTCAGGGGGCGATATGACCGGAGCCACCAGCCGCTACCTTGTTCTCGCCCTCATGCTCCTTTCCCTCTTTTCACTCCACCAATGCCTCGATCACCGAAACGAAACACAGGAATTTTCACCTCTCCCGGCCACCTCATTTCTGTTGGGGCAAAAAATTCCGATCAACACCGCTGACCCAAAAATGCTGGAGGCCCTGCCCGGGATCGGGCCAAAACTGGCGCAGAGGATTGTTGAGGATCGCCGTATGAACGGACCGTTCAAGAATGAAAAGGAACTGCTCCGGGTCCCCGGCCTCGGCCCCAAAAAAGTAGAGGCGATCCGTTCATTGATTGATTTTTGATTGGTTCCCCTTCTTAACAGAAGTGGCAGAAGTGTACCGGGGACACATCCAACCTACTGGGCATAAGAATAATCGGGGGCCTTGGGGTCGGGGCAGGTTAAAAAGCCTATTGCAGAAGCGGTGCTGATTTGTTACCTTTTAAGTATGAATGAAATCATCTTTATGGTGGAAGAGGCCCCGGAAGGCGGATTCACGGCCAAGGCCTTGGGGGTGTCTATTTTTACAGAAGCGGATGATTTAGAAGCCCTCCAATCAGAAATTCGTGACGCGGTGTCTTGTCATTTCGGTGAAGGTCAAAAACCCTCTGTTATTCGTCTCCATTTTGTCAAAGAAGAAGTCATTGCCGTATGAGGTTGCCCCGTAACCTCTCCGGTGAAGATCTTACCAAACAGCTTTCCGTTTTTGGATACAAGATCACGAGACAAACCGGTTCTCACATGAGGTTAACAACCCACGAGAGGGGAGAACATCATATCACTATCCCCAGACACCCATCTCTTCGGATTGGAACATTGGCCTCTGCCCTTTCCGACGTTGCTCTTCATTTCAACCTTGACCGTC
This window harbors:
- a CDS encoding helix-hairpin-helix domain-containing protein — translated: MTGATSRYLVLALMLLSLFSLHQCLDHRNETQEFSPLPATSFLLGQKIPINTADPKMLEALPGIGPKLAQRIVEDRRMNGPFKNEKELLRVPGLGPKKVEAIRSLIDF
- a CDS encoding type II toxin-antitoxin system HicA family toxin codes for the protein MRLPRNLSGEDLTKQLSVFGYKITRQTGSHMRLTTHERGEHHITIPRHPSLRIGTLASALSDVALHFNLDRQELMARLFKK
- a CDS encoding citramalate synthase gives rise to the protein MQIELYDTTLRDGAQSEEISFTVEDKLRIAKKLDELGIHYIEGGWPGSNPKDEEFFARVRSLNLKNARIAAFGSTRKKGITAEKDPNLKALVAVGTPVVTIFGKSWDFHVKEALGISLEENLELIRDSISFLKKNCPEVLFDAEHFFDGFKKNPEYAVATLKAASEAGAKVLVLCDTNGGTLPDEIESIIKNVKNKFPSPLMGEGKGEGDPVLGFHGHNDSETGVANALAAVAAGCRHIQGTINGIGERCGNANLVSIIPNLQLKIGFSCIAPEQLSRLKEVSRYVDELANRIPLTHQPYVGEAAFAHKGGVHVSAILKNQATYEHIRPEEVGNRRRVLVSDLAGRSSILYKAKEFGIELDSQSSVVSGIVKQLKEMENAGYQFEGAEASFEILIRRALKQYKNFFTLIHFSVVDEKKGEDHGMAVPGHASAKATLEIEVNGKKERAEAKGVGPVNALDTALRKALERFYPELGKVRLIDYKVRVLPAGRATASQVRVLIESTDGREKWGTVGVSQNIIEASWMALVDSLEYKLLKSPFIPL
- a CDS encoding 2-oxoisovalerate dehydrogenase, translated to MNEIIFMVEEAPEGGFTAKALGVSIFTEADDLEALQSEIRDAVSCHFGEGQKPSVIRLHFVKEEVIAV